One Thiocapsa sp. genomic window, GATCCTGGATGACCCGCGCCATCCCTATACCCGTGCGCTGCTTTCGGCCGTACCTGTGATCGACCGCGAAAAGCGGCGCGCGGTGATTCGTCTTGAAGGCGACATGCCCTCGCCGAGCAACCCGCCCTCGGGCTGCTACTTCCACCCGCGTTGCCCGGAGGCGGTCGCGGCCTGCGCCTTGGCATATCCCGAGGAGACGCGCCTGAGCGAGACCCGTCTCGTCCATTGCCTGCGGGTCTGATGCGGGCGTTCGGCACCGTTTCGGCCTCACCTCTTGTCTTGAAGGTCCGCGCGCCGTATGGTTTTGTCACTCCACTTGGATCCGTACGCGGCGAGTCCACTCGCAATGAGCAAAGCGAAGCAAATCCTCTGCATCGACCCCGAACCGTCGGATCTGCGCATCGCAGCGCTTCTCAACCGTAAGGGCATCGCGGTCGATCTGACCGAGGTCTCCTCGCGAGAAAGCCTACGCGGCGCCTTGGAGCGCCCGAACTGGTGGGACCTGATCCTGTGCGACGGCGAGAGCGTCGAGGGTCTTGGCGTGGAGACCGCCATCCTGCCCTTTCGGGACGAGCTGGATGCCTCTTTGGTCCTTGTGAAGGCGGCCGAGAGTCCGCTGACTGTGCAACAGGGCCATCGTCTCGGCGCCGCAGACTTGGTCGTGCGCGACGCGATCGAGCACCTTCTGGTGGTGTGCGAGCGCGAGCTGCAGAGCTGCGCCCTTCGAAAGGAGCTACGCGCTCTTCGCCGCACGGCGGGCCTCCTCGATCAGGCTGCCCCGCGGTCGGTCGTGCTGGCGACGATCCATGACCTGAGTCGCACTGCGCGCCCGGACAAGGAGGGTGAGCAGGGTAACGGCGCGGCGCTCGGCGTGAGTCCGGCGGACGATCAGGCCCGTATCCGTGCGCTCATCGATGCAGGCGGGCTCACGCTCGAGTTTCAGCCGATCATCGCGCTGAGCACGCACGAAGAGCATCGCAGCATGTTCGAGACCCTGGTGCGCCTGAAGGACGACACCGGCAAGCTTTCTCGCCGAGCATCGCGACCTCATCACGCATGTGAAGCTCGAGCGTACGATGACGCAGGGGTTGGTCGAGCGGCGTATCCCGCAAGAGGCTGTGAGCGCGCTGGTGCAGTGTGCGAAGAAGGAGGGCATGCGGGTCATCGCATTGGCGGTCGACAACGCCGAGCTTCTGCCGATGCTGGCTGCCGCGGGTGTGGACGCGATTCAGGGGCATTTCGTCAGCATGCCCTACCGGAATCTCATGTACCCGAGCATTCAGCGGGTCGAGTCTAGCTCCCGTCCGGCGTGGCAGGGCCCCGCGCGGTCGGGTTGAAAGGTTCCGTGCGCGCGCAAATTTTTTTGCTCCGATGGCTGCAATGGGCGCGCATTTTCCGAATTTCGCGGTACACTAGGCGCAAGTGAAAGCCCCGCGCAAGGAATTCGTGCCTGGTGCTTCGAATTGCTCGGCACCGTTTGAGGCCAGTCCTGTGCGAGATCAAATCTCGAGATCAGACGATAGACCCCATTCCGACATCCGCTGTTTATTCCTGCCTCCTCTTCTATTCCATGCCGATGAGCATCCGCCTTCCATTAGACGTTGTCGCGTCCGGTTCAGCGCATCGGGCAAGGCGCGTGTCGTCGATACGCCTCGAGCGAAGGGCTATCGGAGCAGGGATACCGTTCGGTATGGTGCGTTGCGGGAGCTACACGTCGATTTTGGGTATGGCACGACAAGAAAAATCCGGTTGAGGCATGCTGCACGCGAACCATGGACCGCCCTTTGGTGACCGGGATCCGACGCATGATAAAGACTGAGTCAGATGGTCTTGATTCAGATTCCACTCCAGATCGAGTGGAGGACACACTAGCCTTATTGCAAGGCTGGGTTTAAGTAAAGCCAACTCCGGTTGGTCCGTTAAGTGATGAGGTTGATATGCCAGGTGAATTGGTTTCCGGGACGGTCAAGTGGTTCAATGACGAGAAGGGATATGGCTTCATTGAGCGCGAGGGCGGCAAAGACGTCTTTGTCCATCATAGTGCCATCAATGGATCGGGTCGTAAGACGTTGCTCGAGGGTCAACGCGTGACGATGGAAGTCACGCAAGGCCCCAAGGGGCCGCAGGCGGAGAACGTGACCCCCGACTGAGGTTGCGACACCACCCGGAGCCGAGCTGGAAGGCTCGATCCAACGCAGGCGAAGGTCTTCGTTGGATTCAGTCTGCGGCACCCGGCCCCGTCGCACTGCTCTCAATGGGCTACGGCCCTTGAGAGCATTTTGTTTCGTTGTGCTCTGTCCAGTTCGGTCCTATCCCGGGCACTGATCCTGCTGTCGTCTCCCTGTCACGTTGATTTCTTCAGCTGTGCTGCGAGTCGAGCGACGTCCTCCGCCGAATTGATATTGGAAAACGCCTGTGGTCGATCGCCGAAATCGGCCAGCGCCGGGCCGCGTCGAGCGACCCAATCGGCGACCTTCCGAGTGCCTGCCGTGAGGTCGGCCGACAGTTCCGGTTCGAGCGAGACCGGCATCAGGGCATAGACCGGGTGAATGTGCCCTCTTTCGGTGACTGTCGCCAAAGAGGCATCATCCGATGCCAGCGCGGCGATGAGTCTGCTGACCAGATCGGGCGGCAACAGCGGCCCGTCGCACGGGACGGTCAAGATCCAATCGGTTCGAGCGGCGCGCATGGCGCTCAGCATCCCGGCTAAAGGTCCGTTGAGCTCGGCGTCGGCGTCGGCGATCACGGGCACGCCGTATCCTGCATAGATCTCGCGGTGACGGTTTGCGTTGATGATCAGCGCGCCGACCTGTGGTGCGAGTGCGTCAAGGACCCATTCGATCAGCGGGCGACCGGCGAGCTTCACCAGCCCTTTGTCGACGCCCCCCATGCGACGTCCGCGGCCGCCCGCCAGGATGACGCCGGTGATATCGCTTGGCGCCGTCGGCGTGCGCTTCATGACGCGTCTGAATGCGGGTCACGTTCGGGGCGTTTGCCCGGACGTGCGTCCCGATCAATGTGCATCCTCATCCCGGCTCGAGGCGCTGTAGGGGAAGCGGACATGCCCAAAACGAATGAGGAGCACGGCTACGGCCAGAATCAGGATGGCAATCGAGGTGGCGATGATCGCGGTCTCGGTCATCTCCTTCATGTCGATGATCAGGTGGCGGGCGAGAGCAACCATCGCGATATAGAGCGGCATGCGGATCGGCAGGGCGCCGGATTGCAGGTAGATGCCGACCATCGTCAGCACCTCGAGATAGATGAAAAGCAAGAGAAGATCGCCGAGGCTCACCTCGCGGCGGCCGACCATCTCCGTGATCTCCTGAATGCCGGCGATGATCGTCGCGATGGCGATCACTACGAGACCGACGATCTCGACCCCGGAGAGCAGACGCCCGCCGACCGACACGATTCGTGATTTCGATGGCTCGGGATTCATGGCAGGATCTCGATCGGGGTCCCGTCGACGGTGAGCGACCAAATCTCGTCGATCTCGCGGTTGGAGACGGCGATGCACCCGAGTGTCCAGTCATCTTCGATCGGTGTCGAGCGGTTTTTCCCGTTCGGTTGGCCGTGAATCAGGATCATCCCTCCGGGAGGCTCGCCGCGACGCTCGGCCCGCCATCGGTCGCCCGGGCTCGGATAGGAGATGTGCAGCGCCTTATGGAAGCGGCTGCGGTCGTTTCGCCGGTCGAGCAGGTAGCGTCCCTCGGGCGTGCGGCCGTCGCCTTCGCGTGTCTTGTGCCCGATCGGCTGAAACCCGAGCGCGATCTCATAGCTCCGCAAAGCTCGGTCGCCCTGCATCAGATAGAGGCGGCGCTCGGCCTTCTTCACGACCAAGCGGTCTGCCTTGCCCGGGGGCTTGCGATACGTTTGGTCGAGGTTTCGTGGCGCGCTCGGATCTGCGAGTGGAAGATACGACATCGCCGGTGCGTGGGCCGAAAGCATCGACAGCACCGCGGCAATGATCAAGGCGCGACCCGCTGCTCGACCTGATCTTGCCCTCGCGTCAAGACAGATCGAAGGCATGCGATTTGAGGTCGGCGAGACTGACGACCTCGAGTGCGCGCTCGTGGGTCGCCCTCAGGACGACGCGCGGGGCGACACCGGCTTCGAGGGCCTCTCGCCACCGCGCGGCACAGAGGCACCAGCGATCGCCCGGCTTAAGGCCGGGGAATCCATATTCGGGTTGGGGTGTCGTCAAGTCGTTGCCGCGGGCGAGACTCAGCTCGAGGAACTCGCGGGTCATGCGGGCGCACACCGTGTGGGATCCCGAGTCCCGCGGGCCGGTCTCGCAGTCGCCGCTGCGCGTGAAGCCGGTCAAGGGATCGGTCGAGCAGACCTCGAGCGGTTCACCCAAGACGTTCTTGTGATTCTTCATCGACCTGTCCCTTCGGAAGTGCTTCTGGACGCGGTAGCGTGCTCCGCCGAAGTGTACCAGCCGAATGCGTCCGCTGTCAGGAGGTCGGAGCCCGCCCCGGCGGATAGATGAGGATCAGGTCGCCCGGATTCAGCCGCGTCTCGGCGAGCCGATTCCAGCGCTGGAGATCCTTGACGCTGACGCCGTAGCGTTTTGCCAGTGTCTTGATCGAATCGCCCTTGGTGACCAGGTGCGTGATCAAGGCGGAGTCATCGGTCGCTTGGACCTTGAGTGTTTGACCCGAGAGCAGTGGCTCGCGAACGGAGATGCCGTTCAGCTCCGCGAGTGTGCGCGGTTCGATACCGGTTGCGCGCGCGATCGAGGCGATGGTCTCGCCGCCCTTCACCACATGGATCTTATGGCGCTCGGCATTCGCGACCTTCGAGCGTGTCGCGGCATTGGATCGGGACTGGGCCACGGAGGCCATGGCCGGCATGATCTGGACCTGGCCCATCTTTTTGCCGATCCGCTGCCCGGTCCCGGCCGGCACCAGAACATGGCCGGGGCCGTCGGGTGCCGTCCGTCCGAGCTTGAGCGCGGGGTTGAGACGCTGCAGCTCGTAGAGTTGAACGCCGGTCGCCGAGGCAACCCGGTTTAGATCGACCGGCTGCTGCGTGCGGACCACTTCGAGCTGGGGGCGATCCGGCACCGGCGGAAGGTTGAGGCCGTAGCGGGTCGGTGCGGCGACCAGGCGCGCGGTGGCGAGGATCTGCGGGACGTAGTTTTTGGTTTCGTTCGGAAGGTTGAGCGACCAGTAGTCGGTCGGCTTGCCGCTGCGGCGATTGGCGGCCTGTGCGGCGGCCACGCGACCCGGACCGCAGTTGTACGCCGCCATGGCGAGCGCCCAGTCGCCGTCGAAGCGTCGGTTGAGCTGCTCGAGATAGTCGAGTGCCGCGCCGGTGGAGGCCAGCGGGTCGCGTCGGCCGTCGTACCAGGCATCTTGTCGTAAGCCCATCTCGAGCCCGGTGTAAGGCATGAACTGCCAGATCCCGGCGGCCGCCTTGGGCGATGTGGCGACCGGATTGAACCGACTTTCGACATGGGGCAGGAAGGCGAGCTCCATCGGCAGTCCGCGTCGCTCGATCTCGGTCACGATCATGTGCAGATAGGGCATCCCTTGCCGGGACATCCTTGAGAGATACTGGGGATCCCGACGGAAGCGCTCCACCGTGCTGTCGATGCGCGCATTTGCGTGTAGATCGAGGCTCATCCCGGTGCGGACACGGTTCCAAAGGTCACCGCGCGGGTCCGCACGCCCGGCGATGCGTCGTTCCATGACCACGACATCCGTGGCCGGTCGGACGAAGCCGTACTCGCGCGCCGAAACCATGCCTGAGTAGCCGGAGTCTCGGAGGTCGTTCTCGACCATACGGGTCTCCGTCGCGCATCCGTTCAAGAGCAGCGTCAGAACGCCGAGCGCGCCGAGCGTGCGCGCAAAACCAGCGGCATCAGGCATGTTTCCCTCCTAAGGAATTCCCGGTAAGTGATTGTTTAAATGAGTTTTCCGGGAATTAGGAAAGCATCATACCCAAAGCCGTCCGTGAATTCCAGATCCGGCCGCAGGAAATTCCGCTCCACGCCCGCACGACACTGCGCTCAATCACGGTTAACATGCGCCTCTTGAAGAGGCATCGGCATGACTGTGCGCAAGGATCCGGGTTCACCCCTGGCAGAACTACAAGACTGGTACCGGTCGCCGCTCGGAGCCGAGGTGGCGGCTCTCGAGAGCGCGTGCGTTCAGCGGCTGCTGAGCGACACCTTCGGCTATTACCTGGTCCAGGTCGGCGTCACCGAGAGCTTTCGAGACGCGATGGCCTCGAGCCGGATCCGCCATCGTATCCTGATGCCCTGCGAGCAGCCCTCGGGCCACGGTGGGCGCGAGATCGTCGGATTGCCGAGTCGCCTGCCGCTTGCGAGCGATTCGATCGACGCACTCCTGCTCCCGCATACACTGGATTTCTCACCCGATCCCCAGGCGGTGCTTCGCGAGGTGGAGCGCGTTCTGATCCCGGAGGGGCGGGTGATCCTGCTGGGCTTCAACGCACTCAGTGCCTGGGGCCTCTGGTCGCTGCTGCGAGGCTCCGGTACGCAGGTCCCTTGGTGCGGGCGTTTCCGCACCGCTTATCAAATCGAGGATTGGTTGTCCGTGTTGGGTTTCGATATCGAGCTTCGCGAGCACATCATGTTTCGGCCGCCGTTCCGGCGCGCCTTGGGGCCGAGCTGTGCGGCATTCGACACCTTGGGGCGGCGCCTCTGGCCGATCCTGGGAGGTGTCTATTTGATCCGTGCCGTCAAGCGCGTGGCGACCTTGACGCCGCTGCGCCCGGCTTGGGGGCGGCGCTCGCTGTTGCGCGGCGGTGCGGCGGAGCCGACGACACGCAGAGCCGGTCATGCCTGATTGCGTGCGCGCCTATACCGACGGTGCCTGCAAGGGCAATCCGGGACCCGGGGGCTGGGGTGTCCTGCTGCGATGGGGTGAGGTCGAAAAAGAGCTCTGCGGCGGCGAGCGTGCGACCACCAACAACCGCATGGAGCTGATGGCGGTCATCATGGCGCTGGAGACCATGAAGCGTCCGACCTGTCTCGAGATCGTCACCGACTCTCAGTACGTCAAGCGCGGTGTCGAGGAGTGGATGCCGCGTTGGAAACGCAACGGCTGGCAGACGGCCGATCGCAAGCCCGTGAAGAACCGTGACCTCTGGGAACGTCTGGATGCCGCCATCGGCGCTCATCAGGTGCGCTGGAAGTGGGTGAAAGGCCATGCCGGGCACGCCGAGAACGAGCGTGCGGACAAGCTGGCGAATCGCGGGATCGGGGGCTGAATCGCGTCCGGCATGACATGCGCGGTTTGCGATTCGACTCGGCGTCGCGTGATTTGGTTTGCGTCGATGCAGACGCGATTCAGTTATTCGATTTTTCCTTTTTAAACCGCGTCAGGTACGAGGCATTTGGAGTCCGCGGGGATTCGCCTGCCTGCAACCCGGCAGGTTTCACTTTAGACGCGGTTTAAATGAGACAGATCGTCCTCGATACCGAGACCACGGGTCTCGATCCTCAGGCCGGCCATCGCATCATCGAGATCGGTTGTGTCGAGCTGATCGACCGCCGCCTGACCGGTAACAACTTCCATCGCTATCTCCAGCCGGATCGGCAGATCGACGCGGGCGCCTCCGACGTGCACGGCATCACCAACGCCTTTCTCGCCGACAAGCCGCGCTTCGCCGAAGTCGCCGAGAGCTTCCTGGACTACGTGGAAGGGGCCGAGCTGATCATCCACAACGCGGCCTTCGATCTCGGGTTTCTCGATCGGGAGATTGCCGGCTGGAATGCCGAAGCGTCGCGGATCGGAGATCTCTGCGAGGTGACGGA contains:
- a CDS encoding EAL domain-containing protein, with the translated sequence MTQGLVERRIPQEAVSALVQCAKKEGMRVIALAVDNAELLPMLAAAGVDAIQGHFVSMPYRNLMYPSIQRVESSSRPAWQGPARSG
- a CDS encoding cold-shock protein; the protein is MVSGTVKWFNDEKGYGFIEREGGKDVFVHHSAINGSGRKTLLEGQRVTMEVTQGPKGPQAENVTPD
- the mobA gene encoding molybdenum cofactor guanylyltransferase MobA, which encodes MKRTPTAPSDITGVILAGGRGRRMGGVDKGLVKLAGRPLIEWVLDALAPQVGALIINANRHREIYAGYGVPVIADADAELNGPLAGMLSAMRAARTDWILTVPCDGPLLPPDLVSRLIAALASDDASLATVTERGHIHPVYALMPVSLEPELSADLTAGTRKVADWVARRGPALADFGDRPQAFSNINSAEDVARLAAQLKKST
- a CDS encoding phosphate-starvation-inducible PsiE family protein, giving the protein MNPEPSKSRIVSVGGRLLSGVEIVGLVVIAIATIIAGIQEITEMVGRREVSLGDLLLLFIYLEVLTMVGIYLQSGALPIRMPLYIAMVALARHLIIDMKEMTETAIIATSIAILILAVAVLLIRFGHVRFPYSASSRDEDAH
- a CDS encoding L,D-transpeptidase family protein, coding for MSYLPLADPSAPRNLDQTYRKPPGKADRLVVKKAERRLYLMQGDRALRSYEIALGFQPIGHKTREGDGRTPEGRYLLDRRNDRSRFHKALHISYPSPGDRWRAERRGEPPGGMILIHGQPNGKNRSTPIEDDWTLGCIAVSNREIDEIWSLTVDGTPIEILP
- a CDS encoding DUF2237 domain-containing protein → MKNHKNVLGEPLEVCSTDPLTGFTRSGDCETGPRDSGSHTVCARMTREFLELSLARGNDLTTPQPEYGFPGLKPGDRWCLCAARWREALEAGVAPRVVLRATHERALEVVSLADLKSHAFDLS
- a CDS encoding transglycosylase SLT domain-containing protein, whose product is MPDAAGFARTLGALGVLTLLLNGCATETRMVENDLRDSGYSGMVSAREYGFVRPATDVVVMERRIAGRADPRGDLWNRVRTGMSLDLHANARIDSTVERFRRDPQYLSRMSRQGMPYLHMIVTEIERRGLPMELAFLPHVESRFNPVATSPKAAAGIWQFMPYTGLEMGLRQDAWYDGRRDPLASTGAALDYLEQLNRRFDGDWALAMAAYNCGPGRVAAAQAANRRSGKPTDYWSLNLPNETKNYVPQILATARLVAAPTRYGLNLPPVPDRPQLEVVRTQQPVDLNRVASATGVQLYELQRLNPALKLGRTAPDGPGHVLVPAGTGQRIGKKMGQVQIMPAMASVAQSRSNAATRSKVANAERHKIHVVKGGETIASIARATGIEPRTLAELNGISVREPLLSGQTLKVQATDDSALITHLVTKGDSIKTLAKRYGVSVKDLQRWNRLAETRLNPGDLILIYPPGRAPTS
- a CDS encoding methyltransferase domain-containing protein, which produces MTVRKDPGSPLAELQDWYRSPLGAEVAALESACVQRLLSDTFGYYLVQVGVTESFRDAMASSRIRHRILMPCEQPSGHGGREIVGLPSRLPLASDSIDALLLPHTLDFSPDPQAVLREVERVLIPEGRVILLGFNALSAWGLWSLLRGSGTQVPWCGRFRTAYQIEDWLSVLGFDIELREHIMFRPPFRRALGPSCAAFDTLGRRLWPILGGVYLIRAVKRVATLTPLRPAWGRRSLLRGGAAEPTTRRAGHA
- the rnhA gene encoding ribonuclease HI → MPDCVRAYTDGACKGNPGPGGWGVLLRWGEVEKELCGGERATTNNRMELMAVIMALETMKRPTCLEIVTDSQYVKRGVEEWMPRWKRNGWQTADRKPVKNRDLWERLDAAIGAHQVRWKWVKGHAGHAENERADKLANRGIGG